In Helianthus annuus cultivar XRQ/B chromosome 3, HanXRQr2.0-SUNRISE, whole genome shotgun sequence, a single window of DNA contains:
- the LOC110931611 gene encoding uncharacterized protein LOC110931611, with protein sequence MDSWGTKIAYRRERIRVFFMMGDFNSALNIEDSSMGTSSCSTGMREFQACVDDIEVVDINRSGIHFTWNQKPKKGVGLLKKIDRVMGNTSFLAEYLNSVAIFKPYRLSDHCPCILSFPDAMKMKSRSFKFANFLVFKPEFLEIVTKCWDTHVDGVHQFRVVKKLRLLKNPLRSLLFKQGNLHKKVDSLRLMLDAIQQKMDQDPSNVAIRDDEASTCRELQAALLDEERFLKQKSKVDWLAAGDMNTAFFHSSLKARNHFSRIEVVTDSGGISYEGDMVYKAFVQHYESVQYGSAVNHTILALVPKVDTPNSVLDYRPISCCNVIYKCISKIITDRLKGSLDTLVSINQSAFVPGRKITDNILLTQELMHNYHLNKGQPRCAFKIDIQKAYDTVSWSFLESILKKFGFHHKMINWIMTCVTSVSYSLSINGELHGYFEGKRGLRQGDPMSPYLFTLVMEVLTLILQQVATNTSFKFHGKCSKQKIINILFADDLFLFSHGDSVSVKHLKLALDKFTQISGLVPSMPKSTVYFSNVTSAMKNQILNLLPFQEGSLPVRYLGVPLISTRLAARDCKILIERTQRRIDNWVTKSLSFAGRLQLINSVLAAMYSYWASVFLLPIGIVKDLEKRLRRFLWNGGNQGPVRAKVAWKEVCTPKDEGGLGIRSIMDANKAFLTTHIWSIITNRPSLWVQWIHSYRLKGNNFWEVQCRGQVSWGWRKLLAIRPSIRPFVWSSIYSGRQTNVWSDNWCAYSPLRSFISPRNIARAGFSLSTTVADVVSEDGQWRWPQAWYDTFPVLINIATIQITPDTADRFRWKDWEGKLQRFCSWEAWNNLRYKENKVVWVSSVWFSQCIPRHSFHLWLVIKNKLRTQDRMAEWEAGSATNLRLMCCPLCRYDRDSRDHLFFECSYASEVWRLVRNMVDMGSVDDTWASVMQWMELNANSSSLDYIVCNLLLAASTYFIWQERNNRLFTQVQRNASVLSKVIIDTIRLRIMGFKTGRDPKQRKLLDRWLIAKTNMDVDPG encoded by the exons ATGGATTCATGGGGAACTAAAATCGCCTATAGGAGagagagaattagggttttttttatgaTGGGTGACTTTAACTCGGCTCTGAATATAGAGGATAGCTCCATGGGCACGTCTTCTTGTTCTACTGGTATGCGGGAGTTCCAGGCGTGTGTAGATGACATTGAAGTGGTCGATATTAATCGGTCAGGTATTCATTTTACTTGGAACCAAAAGCCAAAGAAAGGGGTTGGGTTACTTAAGAAGATTGATCGGGTGATGGGGAACACATCTTTTCTAGCTGAATATCTGAACTCGGTGGCTATTTTCAAGCCATATCGTCTGTCGGATCACTGCCCATGTATTTTATCGTTCCCGGATGCTATGAAAATGAAATCGAGGTCTTTTAAGTTCGCTAACTTTCTGGTTTTCAAACCAGAATTTTTAGAGATTGTTACTAAATGTTGGGATACTCATGTTGATGGTGTGCACCAGTTTCGAGTCGTAAAAAAACTTCGTTTGCTGAAAAACCCGCTAAGGTCGTTGCTCTTTAAACAAGGAAATCTGCATAAGAAAGTCGACAGCCTTAGATTGATGTTGGATGCGATTCAACAAAAAATGGATCAAGACCCGTCTAATGTTGCTATCCGTGATGATGAGGCTTCAACTTGCCGAGAGTTACAGGCGGCTTTATTAGATGAGGAGCGGTTCCTTAAACAAAAATCGAAAGTGGATTGGTTAGCTGCGGGCGATATGAACACGGCATTTTTTCATTCTTCTTTGAAAGCCAGAAACCATTTTTCCAGAATAGAGGTTGTTACGGATTCGGGTGGGATTTCTTATGAAGGTGACATGGTTTATAAAGCGTTTGTTCAGCACTATGAAAG CGTCCAATATGGTTCGGCAGTCAATCACACTATTCTAGCTCTGGTTCCTAAGGTGGATACTCCTAATTCTGTTCTTGATTACCGTCCCATCTCTTGCTGTAATGTTATTTACAAGTGCATTAGCAAGATAATCACGGACCGTCTTAAGGGGAGCTTGGATACATTGGTTAGCATTAACCAGTCGGCGTTTGTTCCAGGCAGGAAAATCACAGATAATATTCTTCTCACTCAAGAATTGATGCATAACTATCATCTTAACAAAGGTCAGCCTAGATGTGCTTTTAAGATTGATATTCAGAAGGCGTATGATACTGTTAGCTGGTCGTTCCTGGAGTCTATTCTAAAAAAGTTTGGATTTCACCACAAAATGATTAATTGGATTATGACGTGTGTTACTTCGGTATCCTATTCATTGAGTATCAATGGTGAGCTCCACGGTTATTTTGAGGGAAAGCGTGGTCTTAGACAAGGGGATCCGATGTCCCCGTACCTGTTTACTCTAGTCATGGAGGTTTTGACTCTTATTCTTCAGCAAGTTGCCACGAATACTTCTTTTAAGTTCCATGGTAAATGCTCTAAGCAGAAGATAATAAATATTTTGTTTGCTGATGACTTGTTCCTATTCTCTCATGGTGATAGTGTCTCGGTGAAGCACTTGAAATTGGCCCTTGATAAATTTACGCAGATATCGGGCCTGGTCCCTAGCATGCCGAAGAGTACTGTTTACTTTAGCAATGTTACGTCCGCTATGAAAAATcagattttgaatcttttgcCGTTTCAAGAAGGCTCGTTGCCTGTGCGTTACCTTGGTGTTCCGCTAATTTCAACGAGATTAGCTGCTAGAGATTGTAAAATTCTGATTGAACGTACCCAAAGAAGAATAGATAACTGGGTTACTAAATCCCTGTCGTTTGCAGGGAGACTTCAGTTAATCAACTCGGTTCTTGCTGCCATGTATTCCTATTGGGCTTCGGTTTTCTTGCTTCCTATTGGTATTGTAAAGGACCTGGAGAAAAGGTTACGTAGATTTTTATGGAATGGGGGGAATCAGGGTCCGGTTCGAGCTAAAGTTGCTTGGAAGGAGGTTTGTACTCCGAAAGATGAGGGCGGTTTGGGTATTCGCAGTATTATGGATGCTAATAAAGCTTTTCTGACAACTCATATTTGGAGCATTATTACTAATCGTCCTTCGCTTTGGGTTCAATGGATTCACTCGTACAGGTTAAAAGGTAATAACTTTTGGGAGGTTCAATGCCGAGGTCAAGTTAGTTGGGGGTGGCGGAAGTTGTTAGCTATCCGTCCTAGTATACGGCCCTTTGTTTGGAGTTCTATTTATAGTGGCCGTCAAACCAATGTATGGAGTGACAATTGGTGCGCGTACAGCCCTCTTCGTTCGTTTATTTCTCCTCGTAATATTGCTAGAGCTGGTTTCTCGCTTAGCACAACGGTGGCTGATGTTGTTTCTGAAGATGGCCAGTGGCGATGGCCTCAGGCTTGGTATGATACATTTCCAGTTCTCATTAATATTGCTACTATTCAGATTACCCCTGATACGGCAGACCGGTTTCGTTGGAAAGATTGGGAAGGCAAACTACAGCGTTTTTGTTCATGGGAGGCATGGAATAATCTGCGGTACAAAGAGAATAAGGTAGTCTGGGTTAGCTCGGTCTGGTTCAGTCAGTGCATCCCAAGGCATTCCTTTCATTTGTGGTTGGTTATTAAAAATAAGTTGCGGACACAGGACAGAATGGCTGAATGGGAAGCGGGAAGTGCTACTAATCTTCGGCTTATGTGCTGTCCCTTGTGCAGATATGACCGTGATTCTCGGGATCACTTATTTTTTGAATGTTCCTATGCTTCAGAAGTTTGGAGACTAGTTAGGAATATGGTTGATATGGGGAGTGTTGATGACACATGGGCTTCGGTTATGCAGTGGATGGAGCTAAATGCTAATTCGAGTTCCCTGGATTACATTGTTTGCAATCTTCTGTTGGCGGCTTCCACGTACTTTATATGGCAGGAAAGAAACAATCGTCTTTTCACTCAGGTGCAGAGGAATGCTAGTGTTCTCTCCAAGGTTATTATAGATACAATTCGGCTCAGGATTATGGGATTCAAAACCGGTAGAGACCCGAAGCAAAGGAAGCTTTTGGATAGGTGGCTGATCGCGAAGACAAACATGGATGTAGACCCGGGCTAG